A portion of the Campylobacter showae CSUNSWCD genome contains these proteins:
- the aqpZ gene encoding aquaporin Z: MKKYLAEFFGTFWLVFGGCGSAIFAAAFPELGIGFVGVAFAFGLTVLTMAYAVGHISGGHFNPAVSVGLLVGGRFDKKDFVPYVIAQVIGAIAAAAVLYLIASGKAGFDAAASGFASNGYGEHSPNGYSLVSALVAEAVLTAFFLIIILGATDERAPKGFAPIAIGLGLTLIHLISIPITNTSVNPARSTGVAIFQGGWALEQLWLFWVAPIVGAIIGAIIYKVMGCTCGCCKSAK, translated from the coding sequence ATGAAAAAATATTTAGCCGAGTTTTTTGGCACATTTTGGTTGGTTTTTGGAGGTTGCGGCAGTGCGATATTTGCTGCGGCTTTTCCGGAGCTTGGTATTGGCTTTGTAGGCGTTGCGTTTGCGTTTGGTCTTACAGTTCTTACTATGGCTTATGCAGTTGGTCACATCAGCGGCGGTCACTTCAATCCTGCTGTTTCGGTTGGCCTACTAGTTGGCGGAAGATTTGACAAAAAAGACTTCGTGCCTTACGTCATCGCACAAGTTATCGGAGCGATCGCAGCTGCTGCTGTGCTATATCTCATCGCTTCAGGCAAGGCTGGATTTGATGCTGCTGCGAGCGGTTTTGCTAGCAACGGATACGGCGAGCACTCACCAAATGGTTACAGCCTAGTTTCAGCGCTAGTTGCTGAGGCAGTTTTAACTGCGTTTTTCCTTATCATCATCTTAGGTGCAACTGATGAGCGTGCACCAAAAGGCTTTGCACCGATCGCTATTGGCCTTGGTTTGACACTTATCCACCTTATCTCGATACCTATCACAAACACATCAGTTAACCCAGCTCGTTCAACTGGCGTTGCGATATTTCAGGGCGGTTGGGCGTTAGAGCAGCTTTGGCTTTTCTGGGTCGCACCTATCGTTGGAGCTATCATCGGAGCTATCATCTATAAAGTTATGGGCTGCACATGCGGCTGCTGCAAAAGCGCAAAATAA
- a CDS encoding DUF2393 family protein yields MEGYFNVFHFIALAVLALLSVLFALIARGEKNTKFFKIYIAINVIATLTLGYFFMMIVDKYTKKAVLTEFSGHRVLRNETIVFKGSVRNTGAFGIANCDLTVKLINNPVSKETIAGSIFKPSGLSLFSRGDERSNVAEITASVAKNIAPKQIRNFSLSMPYPSYFANTQTITKLECR; encoded by the coding sequence ATGGAAGGGTATTTTAACGTATTTCACTTCATCGCGCTTGCGGTTTTGGCGCTACTATCGGTACTTTTCGCGCTGATCGCCCGCGGCGAAAAAAATACTAAATTTTTTAAAATTTACATCGCGATAAACGTAATAGCGACGCTAACGCTTGGATATTTTTTCATGATGATCGTGGATAAATACACCAAAAAGGCCGTGCTAACGGAGTTTTCCGGTCACCGCGTGCTAAGAAACGAAACCATCGTGTTTAAGGGCTCGGTGCGAAATACGGGCGCGTTTGGCATCGCAAACTGCGATCTGACCGTTAAGCTCATCAATAACCCCGTGAGCAAGGAGACGATCGCGGGCTCTATCTTTAAGCCTAGCGGATTATCGCTCTTTTCGCGCGGCGACGAGCGCTCAAACGTAGCTGAGATCACCGCTAGCGTCGCTAAAAATATCGCGCCTAAACAAATACGAAATTTTAGCCTCTCTATGCCCTATCCGTCGTACTTTGCTAATACGCAAACTATAACAAAGCTGGAGTGTAGGTAG
- a CDS encoding DUF2393 family protein, giving the protein MINELKQGLNFYLTHLGWVDFAAYIWMFLTFLALVSLCVYVASKSFFAGFALMIVTIAGLGCGAYFMPKLLDENLRTRSLELVSTKQLEYSNTLLVDLRLTNLSKKPFNYCEIGLSFYKNSGNTLRRYANELKPFLRENIVLKEALDVNATREITHAVNNFRTQDYNITTSSECF; this is encoded by the coding sequence ATGATAAACGAACTAAAACAAGGCTTAAATTTCTATCTGACGCACCTTGGCTGGGTGGATTTTGCCGCCTATATCTGGATGTTTTTGACCTTTTTAGCGCTCGTTTCGCTTTGTGTTTACGTCGCGTCAAAGTCCTTTTTCGCGGGCTTTGCGCTGATGATCGTTACTATCGCAGGGCTTGGGTGTGGGGCGTATTTTATGCCTAAGCTTTTAGATGAAAATTTGCGAACTCGCTCGCTCGAGCTAGTCTCAACTAAGCAGCTTGAGTACTCAAACACGTTGCTTGTGGATCTGCGCCTCACAAATCTCTCCAAAAAACCGTTTAACTACTGCGAAATCGGCCTTAGCTTTTACAAAAACTCGGGCAATACGCTGCGCCGATACGCAAACGAGCTAAAGCCGTTTTTGAGGGAAAATATTGTGCTAAAAGAGGCGCTGGACGTAAACGCGACTCGCGAGATCACGCACGCGGTAAATAACTTTCGCACGCAGGACTATAATATCACGACAAGTTCGGAGTGCTTTTGA
- the hisIE gene encoding bifunctional phosphoribosyl-AMP cyclohydrolase/phosphoribosyl-ATP diphosphatase HisIE: MEIDWEKVGGLLPAIVQESSSGEVLMLAYMNEEALNLSLKTGFAHYFSRTKNRIWKKGEESGNTQAIDEIFLDCDNDTILLKVVQNGGIACHTGEKSCFFRKISGDGGKSNLTSTDGQNLTQEQNPNQAKKPIYGIIDEVYHAILDRKLNADPQTSYVASLFKKGENAILKKVGEEATELVMACKDASARKNETAQFNSAASGGQISSNLTQNENFAKISNENAANQNSQTAAHQSQKPKTPTEEIIYEAADLCFHSLVALALHGVHPDRVKAELARRFGLSGIEEKNSRKG; encoded by the coding sequence ATGGAAATAGACTGGGAAAAAGTGGGCGGCCTTTTGCCCGCCATCGTTCAAGAAAGCTCGAGCGGCGAGGTTTTGATGCTTGCTTATATGAACGAAGAAGCGTTAAATTTGAGCCTAAAAACGGGCTTTGCGCACTATTTCTCGCGCACGAAAAACCGCATCTGGAAAAAGGGCGAGGAGAGCGGAAATACGCAGGCGATAGATGAGATTTTCCTTGACTGCGACAACGACACGATCTTGCTCAAAGTCGTTCAAAACGGTGGCATAGCGTGCCATACCGGTGAAAAATCGTGCTTTTTTAGAAAGATTTCTGGAGACGGCGGCAAGTCAAATTTAACTAGCACCGACGGGCAAAATTTGACGCAAGAACAAAATCCAAACCAAGCCAAAAAGCCGATCTACGGCATAATCGACGAGGTTTATCACGCGATATTAGACCGCAAGCTAAACGCCGATCCGCAGACTTCATATGTCGCGAGTCTATTTAAAAAAGGCGAAAACGCAATCCTAAAAAAAGTCGGCGAGGAGGCCACGGAGCTCGTGATGGCGTGTAAGGACGCCTCGGCGCGCAAAAATGAAACTGCGCAGTTTAACTCTGCCGCGAGCGGCGGCCAAATTTCGTCAAATTTAACCCAAAACGAAAATTTTGCTAAAATTTCAAACGAAAACGCCGCAAACCAAAACAGCCAAACCGCGGCGCATCAAAGCCAAAAGCCAAAAACGCCGACCGAGGAGATCATCTACGAGGCGGCCGATCTATGCTTTCACTCACTCGTGGCACTAGCGCTACACGGAGTGCATCCTGACCGCGTCAAGGCCGAGCTTGCACGCCGTTTTGGACTAAGCGGCATAGAGGAAAAAAACTCGCGAAAAGGCTAG
- a CDS encoding SPFH domain-containing protein has product MPADLNDYFNKKRGSSGGDDNGGESKGPKVNFKTPDFKGFGKISAFAYVIIALVAVIALTQPFVTINSGEVGIKSNLGKYDPSPMQPGLHFFIPFLQKVIVVDTRVRLINYTSGEDMGEAAQKYGAQAQAGIIRKNSISVLDARNLPVSIDITVQYRLNPENAPQTIAAWGLSWENKIVDPVVRDVVRSIAGKYTAEELPTKRNDLATAIDEGIRKDIDAQPNKPVELLTVQLREIILPEKVKEQIERVQIAKQEAERTKYEVERANQEALKKAALAEGTAKAAIIEAQGRADAAKIEADAQAYANKEVAKSLDQNLLNLKQIETQAKFNEALRENKDAKIFLTPGGAVPNIWVDTKDKEKQSAITQ; this is encoded by the coding sequence ATGCCAGCAGATTTGAATGATTATTTTAATAAAAAACGCGGCTCTAGCGGCGGAGACGATAACGGCGGCGAGAGTAAAGGCCCAAAAGTAAATTTTAAAACGCCTGATTTTAAAGGATTTGGTAAAATTTCGGCCTTTGCCTACGTCATCATCGCGCTCGTGGCCGTGATCGCGCTCACGCAGCCTTTTGTCACGATAAACTCGGGCGAAGTGGGTATCAAGTCAAATTTGGGTAAATACGACCCGTCTCCGATGCAGCCGGGACTGCACTTCTTTATCCCGTTCTTACAAAAGGTCATCGTAGTCGATACGCGCGTGCGCCTCATCAACTACACATCGGGCGAAGATATGGGCGAGGCGGCGCAAAAGTACGGCGCACAGGCTCAAGCTGGCATCATCCGCAAAAACTCGATCTCCGTTTTGGACGCGAGAAACTTGCCTGTTAGCATCGACATAACCGTGCAGTACCGCCTAAATCCGGAAAACGCGCCTCAAACGATCGCGGCTTGGGGGCTTAGCTGGGAAAACAAGATCGTAGATCCCGTCGTACGCGACGTCGTGCGCAGTATCGCTGGTAAATACACCGCAGAGGAGCTTCCGACGAAGCGAAACGATCTAGCTACGGCTATCGACGAGGGCATCCGCAAGGACATCGACGCGCAGCCAAATAAACCCGTCGAACTGCTAACCGTGCAGCTTCGCGAGATCATCCTGCCTGAAAAAGTAAAAGAGCAGATCGAGCGCGTACAAATCGCTAAGCAAGAGGCCGAGCGAACCAAGTATGAAGTAGAGCGCGCAAATCAAGAGGCGCTCAAAAAAGCAGCCCTCGCAGAAGGTACGGCAAAAGCCGCTATCATCGAGGCTCAGGGTCGTGCGGATGCGGCTAAAATCGAAGCCGACGCACAGGCATACGCAAACAAAGAGGTCGCAAAAAGCCTAGATCAAAATTTGCTAAATTTAAAGCAGATCGAAACGCAGGCCAAATTTAACGAGGCGTTACGCGAAAATAAAGATGCGAAGATATTCTTAACGCCTGGCGGAGCGGTGCCGAATATCTGGGTGGACACGAAGGATAAAGAGAAGCAAAGCGCGATAACGCAATAA
- a CDS encoding branched-chain amino acid transaminase → MNPSEFIWMDGKLVKWEDAKVHVLTHSLHYANAVFEGTRAYMTDKGLAIFRLSDHTARLLKSAKMTILNVKYTQKELEDAQVELLRANKFKSNVYLRPIVYLGYGIMGLAHTKAPVNTAIAAWEWGAYLGEEGLKKGIRVKISSFAKLNVGGQMSRAKSSSNYLCSQMANYEAKDAGYDEALLLDSEGYISEGPGECFFIVEDGALITPPNDSSLASITQDTVIKIARDLGIEVRRERITRDRAYTADEAFFTGTAAEVTPISNIDNRVIGTGERGAVTKRLQDAYFDVVYGRNPKYASMLTYI, encoded by the coding sequence ATGAACCCTTCCGAATTTATCTGGATGGATGGAAAATTAGTCAAATGGGAGGACGCTAAAGTCCACGTTTTAACCCACTCGCTTCACTATGCAAACGCTGTATTTGAGGGCACTAGAGCCTATATGACGGATAAGGGCTTAGCGATATTTCGCCTAAGCGACCACACCGCGCGCCTGCTAAAATCAGCCAAAATGACGATCCTAAACGTCAAATACACGCAAAAAGAGCTCGAAGACGCACAGGTCGAGCTGCTTCGCGCAAATAAATTTAAATCAAACGTATATCTGCGCCCGATCGTTTATCTAGGCTACGGCATCATGGGTCTAGCCCACACAAAAGCTCCCGTAAATACAGCAATCGCGGCATGGGAGTGGGGTGCGTATCTAGGCGAGGAGGGGCTAAAAAAAGGCATCCGCGTGAAAATTTCCAGCTTTGCTAAACTAAACGTCGGCGGTCAAATGAGCCGCGCGAAATCAAGCTCGAACTACCTCTGCTCGCAAATGGCTAACTACGAAGCCAAAGATGCGGGCTACGACGAGGCGCTGCTGCTTGATAGCGAGGGCTACATATCCGAGGGACCGGGCGAGTGCTTTTTCATCGTGGAAGACGGCGCGCTCATCACTCCTCCAAACGATAGCAGCCTAGCTAGCATCACGCAAGACACCGTCATCAAAATCGCCCGCGATCTAGGTATCGAAGTGCGCAGAGAGCGCATCACCCGCGACCGCGCATACACTGCGGACGAGGCGTTTTTCACGGGTACGGCGGCTGAGGTCACTCCGATAAGCAACATCGACAACCGCGTTATCGGCACGGGCGAGCGCGGCGCGGTAACTAAACGCCTACAAGACGCGTATTTTGACGTAGTTTACGGACGCAATCCGAAATACGCTTCAATGCTAACTTACATTTAA
- a CDS encoding DUF3737 family protein: protein MQKFVEQKFIGERAMFGVKDAEFERCGFAAGESPLKHGQNLRLKNCTFEWKYPLWYTKNVTVEDGFLMQMARAGIWYARDVSFKDTLIQAPKSFRRCQNLRLESVNLTQAEETLWSCEDVEIKNVCARGDYFAMNCENLRVYGLNLDGNYGFDGCKNLLVEDSKLLSKDAFWNCENVTVRNSFISGEYLAWNSKNVTFENCVIESLQGLCYVQNLVLRGCQTLDTTLAFEYSSVDAEILGSIASVKNPLSGVIRASEIGEIIMDEECVDPAATRIILEK from the coding sequence ATGCAAAAATTTGTCGAGCAAAAATTTATCGGCGAGCGCGCGATGTTTGGCGTAAAGGACGCGGAGTTTGAGCGGTGCGGGTTTGCAGCAGGCGAGTCGCCGCTAAAGCACGGGCAAAATTTGCGCCTGAAAAACTGCACTTTCGAGTGGAAATATCCGCTGTGGTACACCAAAAACGTCACCGTGGAGGACGGGTTTTTGATGCAGATGGCGCGCGCTGGCATCTGGTATGCGCGGGACGTTAGCTTTAAAGATACGCTAATCCAAGCGCCAAAATCCTTCCGCAGGTGCCAAAATTTGAGGCTGGAAAGCGTAAATTTGACCCAGGCCGAGGAGACGCTGTGGAGCTGTGAGGACGTGGAGATAAAAAACGTCTGCGCGCGCGGGGATTATTTTGCGATGAACTGCGAAAACCTGCGCGTTTACGGGCTAAATTTGGACGGGAACTACGGCTTTGACGGCTGTAAAAACCTGCTCGTCGAGGATAGCAAACTGCTTAGCAAAGACGCCTTTTGGAACTGCGAGAACGTGACCGTGCGAAATAGCTTTATAAGCGGCGAATACCTCGCGTGGAATAGCAAAAACGTGACCTTTGAAAACTGCGTGATAGAAAGCCTGCAAGGGCTTTGCTACGTGCAAAATCTCGTGCTGCGCGGCTGCCAAACGCTAGATACCACGCTAGCCTTTGAGTACTCAAGCGTGGACGCGGAAATTTTAGGCAGCATAGCTAGCGTGAAAAATCCGCTCTCGGGCGTGATAAGGGCAAGCGAGATAGGCGAAATTATAATGGACGAGGAGTGCGTGGATCCGGCTGCTACTAGGATAATTTTAGAAAAATAG